The segment GATTGATGTCCAGGGATAGAGTAATTAGAAATTTCATATCTTGAATAACCTGAAGCTTTTAAAATAAAGTTTGTTAACTCACTATTTTTAAAAGCATCATCATCCTTTGGTAAAGATAGTTTACCTAAATCAACTAATTTCTTAAAAACCGTTCCATTCTCGATACTTAAATCATAAATTGATATGTGTGGAGGAAAAAACTTTAACGATTGTTTTAAGTCTTCTTGCCATTCTTTAAAACCACTTCTTGGTAAATTTTGAATTAAATCCAAACTCCAACTTTTTATAAAACCATGATTATATGCTCTCTTTAACCAAAAACAAGATTTTTCTACATCCTTGCTGCAATGTCTTCTTCCCGCCTGTTCTAAGACCTGATTATTAAAACTTTGAACTCCAAGACTAAATCTATTAATCCCAGCCTTTATAAAGCCATATAGATCATCTTCATTAAAACTAGCTGGATCAACTTCCATTGTGATTTCAGCACCATAATCAATTTTATAATTCTCCTTAAAAAGATTTATTAAATCTTTAATCTGTAAGGGATTTAAAATTGAAGGAGTTCCTCCACCGATATAAATTGTTGAAAGAGGAGATTTATGTTTGATTGATAATATTTCTTTATTTAAATAGGTCAAATATTCTTTAACGGTTTTACTCCCATATCCCTCTAAACTTTCGATTTTATTACCTAAAGGTATAACTGCAAAATCACAATAGAAACATCGTCTGTGGCAAAAAGGTATGTGTACGTAAGCACTTCTAGGCAATTTATTCATCATGCAAACAAAATATAAAGCTTAAAAAAAAAACATAGAGGAGTTTTAAAAATAAAATCTTTATTTACTCAATTAATAAATCCTAGTAGATTATATATATGACGGATATCTTAGTACTAATTTTATTTGTATTGTCTGGAGCGGCATCAGGATGGCTTGGGGTTGATCTTCTACCAATAGACATACTTAAACAAGTCTCTAATGTAGAAGGTTTTAGAATTGTACTAGCCATAATAGGATTTTTTATTGGATTAGCAGCAGGTTTTGTATTTTTACAGCTTAGAAAGACATTCCTTGATCAAATACGTACAATGCCTACGGATTTGTTAATAAGCAGAGCGGTAGGGTTGATTTTAGGATTACTTGTTGCAAATCTACTACTTGCTCCAATATTGTTGATTCCATTTCCAAGGGAAGTATTTTTTGCAAAACCTTTAGCAGCCATTCTTAGTAATTTTTTCTTTGGGGCACTTGGTTATAAATTAGCTGATACTCATGGCAGGACATTGTTAAGACTATTTAACCCTACTAATACTGACGCTTATTTAGTAAATGAAGGAATAATTCCAGCAGCAAGTCCAAAAATTCTTGATACTAGTGTAATTATTGATGGAAGGATAAATGGTTTATTAAGCTGTGGATTACTTGAAGGTCAATTAATTGTGGCCCAAAGTGTAATTGATGAACTACAAACCTTAGCTGACTCTAGTAGTAATGAAAAAAGAGGAAAAGGAAGAAGAGGTCTTAAATTATTAAAAGAGCTGAGAGAACTATATGGAAGGAGACTTGTAATAAACCCAACTAAATATGAGGGGAATGGGGTAGATGAAAAACTTCTAAGAATTACGGAGGATATGGCAGGTACTTTAATTACGGCAGATTATAATCTTTCCCAAATTGCAGAAGTAAAAGAATTAAAAGTTATGAATTTGAGCGATTTAGTTATAGCTTTAAGGCCAGAAGTACAGCCTGGAGAATCACTTAATATAAAAATAGTCAGAGAGGGTAAAGAAAAATTGCAAGGAATTGGATATTTAGATGATGGGACAATGGTCGTAATTGATGATGCAAAGAAATTTGTGGGAGAAAGATTAGATATAGTTATTACTGGTGCATTGCAATCGCCCACTGGAAGAATGGTATTTGGGAAATTGATAAATAATCCTGAGTCAAACAAATCTTTTAAATCTCCAGCGACACAGGGCTAAATATAGCTAGAATCATACTAGTATTTATTTTGTAGAACATATGACTGTATCTGCTCCTTATTACGGCGAGAATACCGCTATGAGGACTCCGCCACCAGATTTACCTTCTCTTCTGCTAAAGGAGAGAATTGTATACCTAGGATTACCGTTATTTTCAGACGATGACGCTAAAAGACAATTAGGAATGGATGTTACCGAGCTAATTATTGCTCAACTCCTATATTTAGAATTTGATGATCCAGACAAACCTATTTATTTTTATATAAATTCAACAGGCACTAGCTGGTATACCGGAGATGCGGTTGGTTTTGAAACAGAAGCTTTTGCTATTTGCGATACCATCAACTACATTAAACCTCCTATTCATACAATTTGTATTGGACAAGCAATGGGAACAGCGGCAGTTATATTGTCTTCAGGGACTAAAGGGCATAGAGCAGCTCTTCCTCATGCTTCTATTGTTCTTCATCAACCAATTAGCGGAGCTAGAGGGCAAGCAACTGATATCCAAATAAGGGCAGAAGAGGTGTTAAAAAATAAAAAATCAATGCTGGAGATCTTATCACGCAACACCGGTAAAAGTATTGAAGAGCTTTCGAAAGATTCTGACAGGATGAGTTATCTTAACCCTCAAGAAGCTTTAGATTATGGAGTGATAGATAGGATACTCACAAGTCAAAAAGATTTACCTAATAACATTTAATCCTTACTTTTAACTCACTACTTTTTTAAAATTATGCCAATAGGAACTCCAAGCGTGCCGTATAGACTACCAGGAAGTCAATACGAAAGATGGGTAGACATTTATACAAGATTGGGTGTTGAGAGGATTTTATTTCTCGGACAAGAAGTTAATGATGGAATTGCGAACAGCTTAGTTGCTCAAATGCTATACCTTGATTCTGATGATAATACAAAACCTATTTATCTTTACATAAACAGTCCTGGCGGATCAGTCACTGCTGGTTTAGCAATATATGACACTATCAAATACGTTAAGAGCGATGTAGTCACTATATGCGTAGGTCTTGCAGCCTCAATGGGAGCATTTTTATTGGGAGCTGGTACTAAAGGTAAAAGGGTTGCTCTTCCTCATAGTCGAATTATGATTCATCAACCACTGGGAGGGACTTCACAACGTCAGGCTAGCGATATTGAAATAGAAGCTAGAGAAATACTGAGAATTAAAGATATGTTGAATCACTCTATGTCTGATATGACAGGACAATCCTTTGAAAAAATAGAGAAAGATACTGATAGAGATTATTTTCTAAGTGCTGAAGAAGCTAAAAACTATGGGCTAATAGATAGAGTAATTTCACATCCAAGCGAGGCGAGCTAGCTCTTATTATCTAAAATTAATATTTAAATATTAATTTTTAAATGAGCAATTATATGGTTTATTTACACCTTTAATGTCTAAAATATTAACTATCAAAAGTTTAGAAGTTACAACTAATGACACAACTCTTTTATGACACAGATGCTGACCTAAGTCTATTAAAAAATAAAACTATCGCAATAATAGGTTACGGCTCACAAGGCCATGCACATGCTTTAAATCTTAAAGACAGTGGAATGGATGTAATAGTAGGGTTATACAAAGGTAGTAATTCTGAAAGCAAAGCTATTAATGATGGATTAAAAGTATTCACTGTTTCTGAGGCTTGTGAAAAAGCAGATTGGATTATGATTCTGCTTCCAGATGAGTTCCAAAAAGATGTTTATATCAAAGAGATAGAACCAAATTTAAAAGAAGGTAAGATATTAAGTTTTGCACATGGATTCAATATAAGATTCGAACTCATTAAGCCACCTAATTTTGTCGACGTTGTAATGATTGCACCAAAAGGGCCTGGACATACTGTTCGTTGGGAATATCAGAATGGCCAAGGAGTTCCTGCCCTATTCGCAGTTGAACAAGACTATTCAGGCAATGCGAGATCATTAGCTATGTCTTATGCCAAGGGTATTGGAGGTACAAGAGCTGGGATTCTTGAAACAAATTTCAAAGAAGAAACTGAAACAGATCTTTTTGGAGAACAGGCAGTTCTATGTGGTGGTTTATCAGAACTTGTTAAATCAGGATTTGAAACTCTCGTTGAGGCAGGATATCAACCTGAATTAGCATATTTTGAGTGTTTACATGAAGTAAAGTTAATAGTCGATCTTATGGTTAAGGGAGGATTATCTCAAATGAGAGATTCAATTTCAAATACTGCAGAATATGGTGATTATGTAAGTGGGAAAAGACTTATAAATAATGAAACAAAAAAAGAAATGCAGAAAATTTTAAAAGATATTCAAGATGGTACTTTCGCTAAGAATTTTGTAGATGAATGTGATAATAACAAACCCTTAATGACAAAATTAAGAGAAGAAAATTCTAAACACGAGATAGAAAAAGTTGGGAAAGGTCTTCGTGCTATGTTCAGTTGGCTGAAATAAATTTATATTTTATATTTATTGCCTCGATTGGGTTTGATCTTTTAATTGGTGATCCAAAGTTTATCATCCATCCTGTTCAAATAATTGGGATTTACATAAAACAAATAACTAATTTTTTTATCCATAATTTCAAGAAAAATAAGAGGATATTATTTTGGGGAGGATTATTTATTGCACTATCCACTATCGCGACAAGCTTTGTGATCGGTAAGATTATTGAATTAATGTTCATTCAATCAAAAAGCAATCTTATTTTTGGAATATTAATCTTCTTAGGCTTATCGAGTTGTTTAGCTTCAAAGAGTCTAATCTTGAGCGTAAAAGAAATTTCAAATCTTATAAACGACAACATAACTGATCAAAAAACTGAACAAATAGTTAAAGAAAAAGTTCAAAGAATTGTAAGTAGAGATGTAAGTACAGCTTCGTTAGAGCATCTTTTGAGATCAAGTATTGAAAGTCTTACAGAAAATTCAGTTGATGGGATTTTTGGTCCGCTTTTTTGGATATTTATTGGAACAGTTTTTATCAAATTTTCGATTTTTCTTCCAGGTCCTTTATCACTTGGCTTTTCATATAAAGCAATAAGTACTTTGGATTCAATGATCGGCTATAAATATGACCATTACAGATATCTAGGTTTTTTTAGTGCAAAAATTGAAGATTGTTCAACTTTCCTTCCAAGTAGAATAGTTTTATTAACATTACCTTTGGTTAGTTCTAAAATTAAAAAATATATTTCTGTCATTAAAAAAAGTTACTCTGATGGAATTAAATATGATTCTCCTAATTCTGGTATTTCAGAGGCTATTTTTGCATATATTTCCAATGTCAAATTAGGAGGTGAGAACAAGTACAATGATGAAATTATTGAAAAGCCAATTATCAATTCAAATGGTAATATTTGCTCCAAAGAAAAAATAAATATTATTTGTCAATTAATTTTAAGACTTCAAATACTTTGGATAATTACTTTTACCATAATTTTTTTTAAAATTTGAATCCTAATTCAATGAAATTTGTTTTAAGTAACTATCATTATTAAAAAGACAATTTTCATGAAAGAAGAAAAACCCCCATTAAAAAATTCGGATAATAGTCCTACTGAAAATCTAAAGGAAGAGACAAATAATACATCTTCTGATAATGAATATTCAAAATGGGTTGATAATCAAGGTGATGAAGTAAAAGATGTTTTTGGATTTAATAGTAGTGCCGAACTTGTTAATGGCAGAGCAGCTATGATCGGTTTTTTAATGCTCTTATTAACCGAATTAGTTTTTAAAGGAAGGCCTGTCACTTCCTCAATCTTTGGTATAAATTGATAATGGAAGAAAAAAAATCTAATCCATTAAAAATTTTCCTATACATTTCAGCTTGGGTAATAATTTGGGGAACATTTGGTTCATTTATAGATTTCCCCCTTTATAAAAATAATATCTATCAAGAGGGGAGCATATATCAATATCTTACTTTTACAATTACAGCAATCATTTCAATTTTGAGTGCCAAATTCTTTTATAAAAAAATTAAACTATAAGAACTTATATCTATATTTTTTAATAATTTTTGCTGGTTCTAAATTATCCTGAGTCTCATATAGTATCCATTGATGAGTTTCAGTATCATGATCACAACCTAAGCTATTTGATGGGTCAGGCAAATTAGAAAGATATGAGTGACATGACTGATCCGCCTCGAAAGCAGAGTCATAACCACTTAAAAAGTATACTGAAAATCCAATAAGTACAACTGATATAACCACTTGAAAAAATAAGCTAACTATCTTCATGAATTTCCGGTCAAAATTTAAATATATCACTTCTAAAATTCTTTCGATAAAAAATTAAGCTATCGACCAACATTAAAGATAAAATCATGAAAGCCTTTATTATTAAAATACAAAATAACCAAAAGTACTAAAATTATATTTAAAACTAATACAACTGAACCAAATATATTAATCTGCTTTTTACCTGGCAAGGTATAAGTAAATTTTTTTCCTTTAAGAAAAGAAGCTAACCCTTTTTTCTCTTTTTCCAAATCCTTAATAGGTTTATCATTTTTAACTTCACTTTCAGAAAAACCTTTTACCATTTCAACCTTTATAACAAATTAATAATATTCTAAATTTAAAATTTTTCTCAAGAATTAACAATTTTTATTCACATATGAAAGCATCATTCCATTTTTATTTTTCTTTAACTTTCTAAAGTAATAAGCTTCAATAAGTTCTGTCTGCAACCCAAGAATACTTGCCTGACATTTATATTTTTTTTGCTCAGACTCAACTAACTGTATTTTCTCAATTTCCAATAATAAGTTACTACATACTTTATATTGCAAATCTTTGAAGCATTCATTTGCTTTTCTTAAAATTTCCGATTTAGTTAATAATTGTTCGGCAACAATAGGATTTAAGAATAAAACTAACAAAGGTAGTGAGAAACATATAAATTTCTTATAACTAAAAAGAGTCAAAAAGTAAAAACCCTCCTAATAAAATCATGTTAAAAATAATATAAAAAAATTATCAATACTTTTTTCTTTAAAAAAAAAGGTGTTCAAAAAGAACACCTATATTAAAGACAAAATAAGCTATTAGAATATTAGCCTTGAACTCTATCCTTAAATAGTTTTCCTGCTGAGAATGTAGGAACTCTTTTCGCGGGAATCGCAATTTTTTCCCCAGTTTTAGGGTTTAAGCCCTGTCTAGCAGAACGATCCCTTGGTTCAAAAGAACCAAATCCCAGTATGGAGACTTTTTTGCCTTCCACTACTGAATCAACAATAGTTTCAATAGCTGCATCAACAACTAAAGATACATCTGTTTTTGTAAGCTCAGTACGAGCAGCTACAAGATTTACTAAATCAGCTTTGTTCATTGAATTGTTTGTATAGCAGAGATTTGAAAGACAAGAATTTTAAAATCAAGTCTAATTACCTCGAACTTGCATATCATATGGAGCAAATACAAATACGGCAACCAAAAATGCCGGCAGCGCAAAGCTTTATACAAAATTTAATGACATTTTTAGCTATTCAACAATATTGTTAGATCTTAAATTTTTATAAGCACTTAAATTTACTTTAGGTAAAATGAAGGGCCAAAACTCTTGCAGTAACTAGTTTTCTTTAAAAAAGTTTAATTTCTAATTATTAAAAAAATTTATATTTAAAAGTAATCAATTTAACAATTTCAAATATTTATTATTTTTTATTAAATTTCAGATATATTTTCTTCTCAGCACATGAAGAGGATATTCTTTCCATTTTAAAAGCAAAAAAATTCAGTAACATATTACGTTTGAACCGAGTTTTGAACTTTTTTGTGTATAAATACAAAACAAAGAAAAGAACATTTAATTAGTAATATTAAATTTTTTAAATTTAAGAATATTGATGAGTGAAACATCAAATTTGATTCTTTTTTTTTAATTTTGCACTTATGATTCTGAAATGAATTATTTAATTAAATTAGTTCATTTATAAAAAAAATTAAAGAAATAAAGAAACAGTGAATGATATAAAGGTTGGAAAACCATTACCTCTGGGTAGTTCAATAACTTCAGGAGGTGTCAATTTCTCTCTAATAGCTACAAATGCAGAATATATAGAAATTTTATTATTCGAGAAAGAAGATTCAGTTGCTCCAAAAACAATCTTCAAGTTAGATCATAGTCATAAGACTGGTTCTTATTGGCATGCTGAAATAAATAATCTCAAAGAGGGTTCAATCTATGCCTTTAGAGTAAAACAGAATGATAATGGACTAAATAAAAATTATTCTAAAACTGTTCTCATAGATCCTTGCTCAAGAGGCATTACTGGATGGAGTAATTACAAAAGAAAAAATGCACTCAACAATATAGATAACATGGATTGTTGTCTTAAAAGTGTTGTTTGTGATAGAAAATCTTTTAATTTTAAAGATTTCCCTAGACCTAAACACTCATGGAAAGAAACTATTATTTATGAGTTACATATCAAAGCATTTACTCAATCCTCTAATGAAGAAGAAAGTTGTTTTAAAAAATTTTTAAAAAAAATTCCATATCTTAAAAAACTTGGCATAACAAGTATTGAATTACTTCCGGTATTTTGTTTTGACCCAAATGATGCTCCTAATGGATTAGAAAATTTCTGGGGATATAGTCCTATTAACTGGTTTACTCCACATTTTCAATATCTTTCTAATAATACCGCCAAAGGAAATAGAGAGGAATTTAGAAAATTTGTGGAAGAATGCCATAAAGCAAACATTGAAGTAATTTTAGATGTGGTTTATAACCATACCTCTGAAGGAGATTATCAAGGACCTGCCATATCTTGGAAAGGGATAGATGACAATCTTTATTATTTCATCGACAAAGATAAAAATTATCAAGATGTCTCTGGATGTGGGAACACTATAGCAGCAAATAGAGGATTAGTTAGAAAATTAATATTAGAGTCATTAAAATGCTGGGTAAATGAATTAGGCGTTGATGGTTTTAGATTTGATTTAGGTATTGCCTTGTCAAGAGGTGAAGATCTCATCCCTCTTGATAATCCACCAATTTTTGATGATATTGAATGTGATCCTGAACTTGCCGATATCAAATTTATCAGTGAGCCTTGGGATTGTGGAGGATTATATAAATTAAACGATTTCCCCTCTAAGAAAACGTTTACATGGAATGGGCATTTCAGAGATGACTTAAGAAGATTTTGGAAAGGGGATAAAGATACGGCTTGGAATATGAGTGACAAAATCAAAGGTAGTCCATCACATTACAAAGAAAATAATTTCTTACCAAAGTCTATAAATTTCATAACTTCACACGATGGATTTACACTAAAAGATTTAGTTACCTTTAACAAAAAACATAATTTCGCAAATAAAGAGCAAAATAGAGATGGGGATAACCACAACAATTCATGGAATCATGGAGTGGAAGGACCTACATCAGACTTATCTATTAAAAAATTAAGAAAGCGGCAACAAAAAAATTTACTTTTGAGTTTATTCATTTCAAGAGGAGTCCCTATGTTGCTAATGGGTGATGAAATAGGAAGATCTCAAGGCGGAAATAATAATTCTTGGTGCCAAAACAATTCTTTAGGTTGGATGAATTGGGATGAAAATCAACAAGATTTAGAACTATTAAATTATCTAAAGTATTTAATAAAAATAAGAAAAAAATTTATTAATTTTTTTAATCCTATTTCTTCAACAAATAAAAAAGAAATTGACAATTTAGCCAATTATTATTGGCATGGTCCAAAGTTAGAAAGTCCAGATTGGAGTAGTTGGTCACATACAGTTGCATTAAGCATCAATAAAGGTGAAAATAATCCTTTAATTTGGGCTGGCTTAAATGCATATTCAAAAAGCATTGATTTTTATTTACCAAAATCTAAAAGTAAATGGCTCAAAATTATTGATACTAATCATTCTGAAAATACTAAGCCTATCCCCATTACCGATACTTTTATTAAAGTAGATAATAGAAGCTCTGTGTTAATTATTTCAGAAGAAGTATTTGGAACAAAAAATAATATAATCTAAAAGCGGGCGGCGGGAATCGAACCCGCATCTTCAGCTTGGAAGGCTGAGGTTTTACCACTAAACCACGCCCGCAAAAAGTAATAGAATTACCTTTGCAATAATACATTACCAAACAATCAACAAAGTAAAAAGATTGGAAAATTCACACTCAAAAAATATAACCGGATCAAGAACAAGATTAATGCTCTCTTATGGACTTGGAGATGCAGGCACAGGTCTAGCCGCCACACAATTTGGCTTTTTCCTTTTTAGATTCTTTATTTGTTCGGCAGGTTTACCCGTTTTAATTGCAGGTTCATTACTAATGTTGATAAAAATATGGGATGCAATAAACGATCCATTAATAGGATGGTTAAGTGATAGGACAAAATCGAGATGGGGGCCAAGGATACCTTGGATGCTAATTGCTGCAGTGCCTCTAGGGATTTCTTTGGCAGCAATTTGGTGGATCCCCACAGGCCCTGTCATAAACAGAACGATATACTATACTTTGATTTCAATAATAGTAATGACTGCTTATACAAGTATTAATCTTCCTTTCGCAGCTCTATCTACAGAAATCTCAGAAAAAACTTCAATAAGAACTAGGTTAAATGCCGCAAGATTTACAGGCTCAATAATAGCTGGTTTAACTGGTTTAATAATAGCTGGAGTGGTTTTAAATTCAGAAGGATTAGCTAATAACGAATATTTTGTGATGGGCAAAATTAGCGGTTTTATAGCAGTAATAACAACCTTATTATCTTGCTGGGGACTTGCCCCATATGCAAAAAAAGCTAGACGGCCATCTGCGAAAGCGGAACCAATTAAACTTCAATTTAAAAGAATATTTAATAACAAAAAATTTCTTAAAGTGATTTCCCTTTATATTTTACTTTGGTGTGCCTTGCAGTTAATGCAAACAGTCGCGTTAATTTATGTAGAGGATGTTCTTAATGTGCCTTCAGAAATTGCTAACTGGGTTCCAATACCATTCCAAATAAGTGCCCTAATAGGATTACAAATATGGGCAAGAGTCTCAAATAAGTTGAACAGAATTTCAGCTTTAAACTATGGTGCAATTATTTGGATTATTTCTTGTACATCAGCATTATTTTTACCTTCTTTATCAAAAGTTTCTTCTATAGAAGATAGCTTTTTACTTAATTTTGATAACCTTATCCTATTCATAATGTTGATTGTCATAATCTGTTTAATTGGAATAGGAGCTTCAACCGCGTACTTAATACCTTGGTCACTACTTCCTGATGCAATAGATGAAGATCCAGAAAAACCCGCAGGCCTTTATACTGCTTGGATGGTTCTTATTCAGAAAATTGGCATTGGACTAAGTGTTCAAGTATTAGGTTTATTATTATATATATCTGGTTATCAATCATGTTTTGTGGACAAATCTACTTTAAATATTATTGAACAATCATCTTTAGCTCAATTAACCATCAGGTTGTGTATTGGTTTTATACCTTCTTTATTAGTAATAGTTGGACTATTTATAATGCGAAAGTGGGATCAAAAATTATTAACCAATTAATATAAAAACATGTACTATCCTAAGTTTTTTAAAAGACTTGTAAGCAGCCTCATAATTGGAGGACAAGCAATTAACTATATCTTTAGAGGTAAAATTTCAAAAAACGATCTTTTTGAACAGCTTATGGAATCAGGTCCCGGAAGTTTAGTGATTGTTTTAATTACAGGCATTGCGGCAGGTACAGTTTTTAATATTCAGGTAGCTTCCCAACTAACAAGCATGGGGGTTTCAAGTGAAATAGGGGGCTTACTAGCTGTAGGGATGGCAAGAGAAATGGCTCCTCTTCTAACTGCTACTTTAATGACTGGCAAAGTCGCTACTGCATATGCAGCTCAACTCGGAACGATGAAAGTTACAGAACAAATAGAAGCTATAACAATGTTAAGAACTGAACCAATTCAATATTTAGTAGTTCCAAGATTACTCTCTATGATAATTATGTCACCAATACAATGTCTTTTATTTTTATCAGTTGCTTTATGGAGTGGGCAAATCTGGAGCACAATTTTTTATAACGTTCCTCCCATTGTTTTTTGGACCTCTGTTCGTTCTGGTAATGTAAGCTTAACTAGTTCAGACTTATCATCCATGATAATTAAATCCGTAGTTTTCGGATTACTAATATCAATTATTGCCTGTGGATATGGCCTTACTACTAAAGGAGGTCCAAAAGAAGTAGGAACAAGTACAACAGGTGCTGTGGTAATGACTCTTGTTACTGTATCTTTAATGGATGTAGTTCTAACACAAATATTATTTGGATAAATCGATGTTTAATACTAAATCAAAACTAACTGAGCCAGTAACCATCTCTCCATCTTTTCAATTACCAATAATCCTAATAATTTTAAGTTTTATGCTCCTATTCCTAAATATTGGTTATTGGCCCACCATAGTATTTGCTGCATTTAGCTTTTTTTTATTGCTTCAATCATTTACTTTAAGAATAAAAATAACCAATGAAGATTTTATAGTTTTGCAACTTGGAAAAGAAATTAGAACCTTTCCATTTAAAAATTGGATCTCTTGGAAATTCTTTTTTCCCATAATCCCCGGTATTTTTTACTTTAGAGAAAAGTCTAGTCCTCATTTATTACCTATACTATTTAATCCAGAGCAACTAAAAAACGAACTTATAAAGAAAGTTGAATCTCTGGAAATTAAAAACCCTTAAAAAAAATTTTTTGATTAATTACAAATTCAATTAAATGACTAATACAAAAGTTTCTAATAATAATCCTGATAAGGAATCAATAATCAATAAATCAATTACAAAAGCAAAAGATAATGAAATAATCAAAAATAAAACAATTCAAAATAAAAAGGTAAATTCTGTAAGTAAAGAACCTAATAAATCTGTAGATGATATTTCAAATGAACTATTTAGCGAACTTATTTCAAAAAAAATCTCTTTAGTTCAAGAGATAAAAGATTTAGAAACAAAAAAAAATGAATTAGAAAAAGATATTGAATCAAATTTCAAGGGTCAATCAGATAATATCGCAAAAAGAGTAAAGGGATTCCAAGAATATTTAACGGGCTCTTTACAGAACCTTTCACAAAATGTAGAAAAACTAGAATTAGTTTCGCAACCAATAGTTGTTAAGCCTTCTCCTCTTGATGAGAAAAAAGAGGCTTCAAACAAAAATGAATTGCTTACTGTTCCTGCCTTATCTGAAACATTTAAACCAGATGAACAACTCATTAGAAGTTGTTTCTCAAATTTCATAGAACAGCCTGATTTTTATTCAGAACCGTGGAAATTAAGACGAAGCCTTGATTCATCAGATATTGAAGTCATGGATGATTGGTTCTTTAATATGGGTGGAAGGGGATCCCTAGAGAGCAGGGGTTCGAGGCAAAAAAATGCTTTATTATCTGCTGGGTTCATAGCTATTCTTGGTGAATTGTATGGAGACCAGTTTCAAACTCTAATATTGGCTTCTCAGCCTGAAAGATTAGGAGAGTGGAGGAGAGTTTTACAAGATTCCTTAGGTCTTACAAGAGATGATTTTGGACCCAATAGCGGCATTGTTCTTTTTGAAAGACCAGAAGGCGTTATAGAAAGAGCTGACAGATTAGAGGCTAATGAAGAATTGCCATTTATTATTGTGGATGCAGCGGAAACATCTGTAGAAATACCAATTCTTCAATTTCCATTATGGCTTGCCTTCGCAGGCTCAAATGATGAAATTTATGATGATCTTGAACTAAATTAACTTCTATGCATATTTTAATTATTTCTATAAGTTATTTTTTGGGATCACTACCAACAGGATTCTTATTTGGTAAATTTCTAAAAAATATTGATTTAAGACTTACAGGATCTGGATCAACCGGGGCAACGAATGTTTTAAGAAA is part of the Prochlorococcus marinus subsp. pastoris str. CCMP1986 genome and harbors:
- a CDS encoding DUF3119 family protein, with amino-acid sequence MFNTKSKLTEPVTISPSFQLPIILIILSFMLLFLNIGYWPTIVFAAFSFFLLLQSFTLRIKITNEDFIVLQLGKEIRTFPFKNWISWKFFFPIIPGIFYFREKSSPHLLPILFNPEQLKNELIKKVESLEIKNP
- a CDS encoding chlorophyll a/b-binding protein; translation: MKEEKPPLKNSDNSPTENLKEETNNTSSDNEYSKWVDNQGDEVKDVFGFNSSAELVNGRAAMIGFLMLLLTELVFKGRPVTSSIFGIN
- a CDS encoding glycogen debranching protein produces the protein MNDIKVGKPLPLGSSITSGGVNFSLIATNAEYIEILLFEKEDSVAPKTIFKLDHSHKTGSYWHAEINNLKEGSIYAFRVKQNDNGLNKNYSKTVLIDPCSRGITGWSNYKRKNALNNIDNMDCCLKSVVCDRKSFNFKDFPRPKHSWKETIIYELHIKAFTQSSNEEESCFKKFLKKIPYLKKLGITSIELLPVFCFDPNDAPNGLENFWGYSPINWFTPHFQYLSNNTAKGNREEFRKFVEECHKANIEVILDVVYNHTSEGDYQGPAISWKGIDDNLYYFIDKDKNYQDVSGCGNTIAANRGLVRKLILESLKCWVNELGVDGFRFDLGIALSRGEDLIPLDNPPIFDDIECDPELADIKFISEPWDCGGLYKLNDFPSKKTFTWNGHFRDDLRRFWKGDKDTAWNMSDKIKGSPSHYKENNFLPKSINFITSHDGFTLKDLVTFNKKHNFANKEQNRDGDNHNNSWNHGVEGPTSDLSIKKLRKRQQKNLLLSLFISRGVPMLLMGDEIGRSQGGNNNSWCQNNSLGWMNWDENQQDLELLNYLKYLIKIRKKFINFFNPISSTNKKEIDNLANYYWHGPKLESPDWSSWSHTVALSINKGENNPLIWAGLNAYSKSIDFYLPKSKSKWLKIIDTNHSENTKPIPITDTFIKVDNRSSVLIISEEVFGTKNNII
- a CDS encoding HU family DNA-binding protein, with product MNKADLVNLVAARTELTKTDVSLVVDAAIETIVDSVVEGKKVSILGFGSFEPRDRSARQGLNPKTGEKIAIPAKRVPTFSAGKLFKDRVQG
- a CDS encoding MFS transporter → MLSYGLGDAGTGLAATQFGFFLFRFFICSAGLPVLIAGSLLMLIKIWDAINDPLIGWLSDRTKSRWGPRIPWMLIAAVPLGISLAAIWWIPTGPVINRTIYYTLISIIVMTAYTSINLPFAALSTEISEKTSIRTRLNAARFTGSIIAGLTGLIIAGVVLNSEGLANNEYFVMGKISGFIAVITTLLSCWGLAPYAKKARRPSAKAEPIKLQFKRIFNNKKFLKVISLYILLWCALQLMQTVALIYVEDVLNVPSEIANWVPIPFQISALIGLQIWARVSNKLNRISALNYGAIIWIISCTSALFLPSLSKVSSIEDSFLLNFDNLILFIMLIVIICLIGIGASTAYLIPWSLLPDAIDEDPEKPAGLYTAWMVLIQKIGIGLSVQVLGLLLYISGYQSCFVDKSTLNIIEQSSLAQLTIRLCIGFIPSLLVIVGLFIMRKWDQKLLTN
- a CDS encoding MlaE family ABC transporter permease, with the protein product MYYPKFFKRLVSSLIIGGQAINYIFRGKISKNDLFEQLMESGPGSLVIVLITGIAAGTVFNIQVASQLTSMGVSSEIGGLLAVGMAREMAPLLTATLMTGKVATAYAAQLGTMKVTEQIEAITMLRTEPIQYLVVPRLLSMIIMSPIQCLLFLSVALWSGQIWSTIFYNVPPIVFWTSVRSGNVSLTSSDLSSMIIKSVVFGLLISIIACGYGLTTKGGPKEVGTSTTGAVVMTLVTVSLMDVVLTQILFG